The Deltaproteobacteria bacterium genomic interval ATACTCTGGATTACCTGGGCCGGTTTGGTCATATAATCTTGGTTCCAGGTAAGAAGTTCTGTGGAAAAGCCGTTGGGATATCCAGCCTCAGCCAGGTACTTCTTTGCTTTTTCGGGATTATATTCTACCTGATCGCTCTCTGGTAATGAAAAAAGAGGGTGGTTTGGCACCGGTCCGACCTGCACGGTGCCATAACCGCCCCAGGCCAGGTTGAGCAGCTTCTGCTTGTCAATGGCCATGGCAATGGCCTGCCGGACCTTCTTTTTGTCAAAGGGCGGCTTAAGGGGTTTTTTACCCTCAATCCATGCCGGACATCTGAGGGTCCATACCTGAATACCTTTGTTCTTAATAATTTTAGCGTCTGGGGCTTCTTTTTTAATCGTGGGAAGCTGGAAAAAAGAAACGCCGGTGGCGTCAATTCTATGGGCCAGAAACGCACTCAGAATGGAGGCCGGATCGCGCATTATCTTGATGTGGATCTTGTCCAGGTAAGGCAGGCCTTTTTTAAAGTAATTCGGATTCTTATCAAGGGTAATGTGAGAACCGCGCACGAACTCCTTGAGAATGAACGGGCCGGTCCCGATAGCCTTCTTCTTCAGGTCTCTATACTCCTCTACAGCCTCCCTGGCCACGATGGATGACCATGGAGAGGCAATATAGTACATAAAAGGCCCGTAAGGCTCCTTGGTCTTAACGATGACGGTATATCTGTCAGGCGTTTCAATAGAAGCCAGCTTGTCCTCAAAGTAATAGCGGCGTTTGAACTTGGCCTTTTTGCCGTATATTCCCATGATGCGCTCAATGCTGTATTTAACGTCTGCTGAGGTTAGTTCGCGGCCGTTAACCGGGGGTATGTTGTGAAAACGCACACCCTTGTGAATCGTAAATTCATAGGTGAGATTATCTAATTGTCTGTAACTTTTCAATAGATCAAGTTCAAAGCCTTTCAGGTCCGGGGTGTAGCGAAGCAGGGTATTGTAAGTATTGTTGGTGATTATAGTCGTCGCTGGATAGGTCTCTATGTGCGGGTCCAGCGACCTGGGAGGGCCGGAACTGGTGCGATAAACGTCTCCGTGACGTGGTTCGGCAGCCAGAGTCGTTGCCGCCGATCCAATGAACGAGACGCTCATGCATAAAGTAAGCATCCATAAATAGGTAACCGATCGAGAGGCAAACAATCGCTTAAAAGGTTGTCTTAATTTTTTCATTTTTTC includes:
- a CDS encoding ABC transporter substrate-binding protein, with the translated sequence MKKLRQPFKRLFASRSVTYLWMLTLCMSVSFIGSAATTLAAEPRHGDVYRTSSGPPRSLDPHIETYPATTIITNNTYNTLLRYTPDLKGFELDLLKSYRQLDNLTYEFTIHKGVRFHNIPPVNGRELTSADVKYSIERIMGIYGKKAKFKRRYYFEDKLASIETPDRYTVIVKTKEPYGPFMYYIASPWSSIVAREAVEEYRDLKKKAIGTGPFILKEFVRGSHITLDKNPNYFKKGLPYLDKIHIKIMRDPASILSAFLAHRIDATGVSFFQLPTIKKEAPDAKIIKNKGIQVWTLRCPAWIEGKKPLKPPFDKKKVRQAIAMAIDKQKLLNLAWGGYGTVQVGPVPNHPLFSLPESDQVEYNPEKAKKYLAEAGYPNGFSTELLTWNQDYMTKPAQVIQSMLKEVGINVTLKTLEMAQYFNRAYRFEYDLALHVTDYSADPSDILTAYYGRHSTYFKWSNREIWRLIDEQSHEMDLKKRIALVHKIQHLVLDDAPQIFLYTQYRFLVERPYVHSKIYNNPYQNMICETYWMDKH